A DNA window from Lujinxingia litoralis contains the following coding sequences:
- the pnp gene encoding polyribonucleotide nucleotidyltransferase, whose amino-acid sequence MAIIREGAKFGDRELIIETGRMARQANGSVVVQYGDSMVLCTATAGGERPDLSFFPLMCDYVENMWAAGTIPGGYFKREGKPSDKAVLSSRLIDRPCRPLFPDGYMNNTQLIAWVISADRVHDTDILGITGASTALMISDIPWNGPVAGVRVGLVDGKFIAHPSFEERERSSLDLVMAISPTAVVMVEGLADEVPEDVMVEALEFGRESVQDVLDLQIKLARAIGKEKMVVKQVQRDEAIDKAVKKAAGTKLKKALAVADKLERYKALDALKDEIVAKLEGDFPENLGDVKDAFGDLKKDVVRKATVKDKIRIDGRGPKDIRQITCEVGVLPMAHGSALFTRGETQALVTTTLGTERDAQRIDTLEGDVTKSFMLHYNFPPFCVGEAKPLRGTSRRETGHGTLAERSVSASLPNQESEFPYTIRIVSDVLESNGSSSMASVCGGSLALMDAGVPVKHATAGIAMGLIKEGDDLVILSDILGDEDHLGDMDFKVCGTEKGITGFQLDTKIEGLSSQTMVDALMQAKEGRLHILNIMNEALSAPRKDLAATAPRIVTIQIPTSEIGTIIGPGGKTIRAIQETTGTTVNVSDDGTVRIASSGQAAAQQAIEIIEGLTEKPEVGKIYLGTVKTVVDFGAFIEVLPGVDGLCHISELTEGRVDKVEDVLREGDECLVKVIAVDSRSGKIKLSRREALAERGEDAGE is encoded by the coding sequence ATGGCAATCATTCGTGAAGGCGCAAAATTTGGGGACCGCGAACTTATCATCGAGACCGGCCGGATGGCACGCCAGGCCAACGGCTCGGTGGTCGTACAGTACGGCGATTCGATGGTGCTGTGCACCGCTACCGCCGGTGGCGAGCGTCCCGACCTGTCTTTCTTCCCGCTGATGTGCGACTACGTCGAAAATATGTGGGCAGCCGGTACGATCCCTGGCGGGTACTTCAAGCGTGAAGGTAAGCCCAGCGATAAGGCCGTGCTCAGCAGCCGTCTTATCGACCGGCCCTGTCGTCCGCTCTTCCCCGATGGCTACATGAACAACACCCAGCTCATCGCCTGGGTGATCAGCGCTGATCGCGTGCATGATACCGACATTTTGGGGATCACCGGTGCTTCCACCGCGCTGATGATCAGCGATATTCCCTGGAACGGGCCGGTGGCCGGTGTACGTGTGGGGCTGGTGGACGGAAAGTTCATCGCTCACCCGAGCTTCGAAGAGCGTGAGCGGTCCTCGCTCGACCTGGTGATGGCCATCAGCCCCACCGCCGTGGTGATGGTCGAAGGCCTCGCCGACGAGGTGCCCGAAGATGTGATGGTGGAAGCGCTTGAGTTCGGCCGTGAGTCGGTCCAGGATGTGCTCGATCTTCAGATCAAGCTCGCCCGCGCCATCGGCAAAGAAAAAATGGTGGTCAAGCAGGTCCAGCGTGACGAAGCCATCGATAAGGCCGTGAAGAAGGCTGCCGGCACCAAGCTCAAAAAGGCCCTGGCCGTCGCCGACAAGCTCGAGCGTTACAAGGCGCTTGATGCCCTGAAAGATGAAATCGTGGCCAAACTCGAGGGAGACTTCCCCGAGAACCTGGGTGACGTGAAAGACGCGTTCGGCGACCTGAAAAAAGATGTCGTGCGCAAGGCTACCGTCAAAGACAAGATCCGCATCGACGGTCGTGGCCCCAAAGATATCCGCCAGATCACCTGCGAAGTTGGTGTCCTCCCCATGGCGCATGGCTCGGCGCTCTTCACCCGCGGTGAGACCCAGGCGCTGGTGACCACGACCCTGGGGACCGAGCGTGACGCGCAGCGTATTGATACGCTGGAAGGCGATGTGACCAAGAGCTTCATGCTGCACTACAACTTCCCGCCTTTCTGCGTGGGGGAAGCCAAGCCGCTTCGTGGCACCTCGCGCCGCGAAACCGGCCACGGCACGCTGGCCGAGCGTTCGGTGTCCGCGTCGTTGCCGAACCAGGAGAGCGAGTTCCCCTACACCATTCGCATCGTCAGCGATGTGTTGGAGTCCAACGGGTCGAGCTCCATGGCCAGCGTCTGCGGAGGTAGCCTCGCGCTGATGGACGCCGGGGTGCCGGTCAAGCACGCCACCGCGGGCATCGCCATGGGCCTGATCAAAGAGGGCGATGACCTGGTCATCCTCAGCGACATTCTCGGCGACGAAGATCACCTGGGTGATATGGACTTCAAGGTCTGCGGGACCGAAAAGGGCATCACTGGCTTCCAGCTCGATACCAAGATCGAGGGGCTTTCCAGCCAGACGATGGTCGATGCGCTGATGCAGGCAAAAGAAGGGCGTCTGCACATCCTTAACATCATGAACGAAGCGCTGAGCGCCCCGCGCAAGGACCTGGCGGCGACCGCTCCGCGGATCGTGACCATCCAGATCCCGACCTCCGAAATCGGCACGATCATCGGACCGGGCGGAAAGACCATTCGTGCCATCCAGGAGACCACCGGCACCACGGTCAACGTCAGCGACGATGGCACCGTGCGCATCGCCTCCTCCGGTCAGGCGGCCGCGCAGCAGGCCATCGAGATCATTGAGGGCCTGACCGAGAAGCCCGAGGTCGGCAAAATCTACCTGGGCACGGTCAAGACCGTGGTCGACTTCGGTGCCTTCATCGAGGTGCTTCCCGGCGTCGACGGCCTCTGTCACATCTCCGAGCTGACCGAAGGTCGTGTCGACAAGGTCGAAGACGTGCTTCGCGAAGGCGATGAATGCCTGGTCAAGGTCATTGCCGTCGACAGCCGCAGCGGTAAGATCAAGCTCAGCCGTCGTGAGGCCCTGGCCGAGCGTGGCGAAGACGCTGGCGAGTGA
- the rpsO gene encoding 30S ribosomal protein S15 has protein sequence MALHPDRKAEIIEKFKRDENDTGSPEVQVALLTTRINDLQQHFESHKHDHHSRRGLLKLVGQRRRLLAYLRKTDVNRYRELIQALGLRK, from the coding sequence ATGGCCCTGCATCCGGATCGCAAAGCTGAGATCATTGAAAAGTTCAAGCGTGATGAGAACGACACCGGGAGCCCCGAAGTTCAGGTGGCCCTGCTGACCACGCGCATCAACGATCTGCAACAGCACTTTGAGTCCCACAAGCATGACCACCACTCGCGCCGCGGCCTGCTCAAGCTGGTCGGCCAGCGTCGCCGTCTCCTTGCGTACCTTCGCAAGACCGACGTCAACCGCTACCGGGAGCTGATTCAGGCTCTTGGCCTGCGTAAGTAA
- a CDS encoding cytochrome c biogenesis protein CcdA translates to MCSKPKAMTWSGVVALISLMVVATTPSLAWASSSGEPAPRWPMLLAGVVLVAGGLALMTLRGAWFELSSRAKLWRVVGVLLAGVGFYGVLFGATEPPPGGERVVWMSSYTEARELAQERGVPLMIDFTADWCLACGELEREVFEHPSVRQRLEQEIVALKIDYDAGDAETIAAIERFEVSGLPRVAFEGADGTYLRGASFEGKLSVDEFLARLDAALEGQDAQSEGWLQSTLDERGLWAVFLLVFGAGILSSFAPCVYPLIPITIGVFGARQAASRREAFLLSLTYVSGIVLTYSALGVIAASLGTVFGGFLQHPMVQLGIAGLFVALGLGTLGAWDMRLPGGLQTRLGQAGGAGFAGAFVMGLVAGAIAAPCIGPVVAGILVYVAQQGDLVLGWSLLSAFALGLGLLFLVLGTFSGLIQKLPRAGGWMEGSKAVFSAVFFGLAIFYARLALPVLVIASERVWLALASPLLH, encoded by the coding sequence ATGTGTTCAAAACCTAAGGCCATGACCTGGTCAGGGGTAGTTGCGCTAATTAGTCTGATGGTCGTCGCTACGACGCCTTCGCTGGCCTGGGCGTCATCGTCTGGCGAACCCGCGCCACGCTGGCCGATGCTTTTGGCCGGTGTTGTGTTGGTGGCCGGCGGGCTGGCGCTGATGACGCTGAGAGGAGCCTGGTTTGAGCTTTCCTCGCGCGCAAAGCTCTGGCGAGTCGTCGGGGTTTTGCTCGCCGGCGTGGGGTTCTACGGCGTCCTCTTCGGCGCTACCGAGCCCCCTCCGGGTGGCGAGCGGGTCGTATGGATGAGTTCGTACACCGAAGCACGTGAGCTGGCACAGGAGCGCGGTGTGCCCCTGATGATCGACTTCACCGCCGACTGGTGTCTGGCCTGTGGAGAGCTGGAGCGGGAAGTGTTTGAACATCCCAGTGTGCGCCAGCGCCTGGAGCAGGAGATTGTCGCACTCAAGATCGATTACGACGCCGGCGATGCGGAGACTATCGCGGCGATCGAACGTTTTGAGGTTTCGGGACTGCCGCGTGTGGCCTTTGAGGGGGCCGATGGAACCTATCTGCGAGGTGCCAGCTTCGAGGGCAAGCTCAGCGTCGACGAGTTTCTCGCCAGGCTCGACGCGGCGCTGGAAGGGCAGGATGCCCAGAGTGAAGGTTGGCTGCAGAGCACCCTGGATGAGCGCGGCCTCTGGGCGGTCTTCTTGCTGGTCTTTGGTGCCGGTATCCTCTCGAGTTTTGCTCCCTGTGTATACCCCCTGATCCCCATTACCATCGGGGTGTTTGGTGCTCGTCAGGCCGCCAGTCGTCGCGAGGCATTTTTGCTCAGTCTGACCTATGTTTCGGGCATTGTTTTGACCTACTCCGCACTGGGGGTGATTGCGGCCAGTCTGGGCACGGTATTCGGTGGGTTCTTACAGCATCCGATGGTGCAGCTGGGCATCGCCGGGCTCTTCGTCGCGTTGGGATTGGGAACGTTGGGCGCCTGGGATATGCGCTTGCCCGGCGGGCTTCAGACGCGGCTGGGACAGGCCGGCGGGGCCGGTTTTGCCGGCGCGTTCGTGATGGGACTGGTTGCCGGCGCCATCGCCGCTCCCTGTATCGGTCCGGTGGTTGCCGGAATCCTGGTGTATGTTGCGCAGCAGGGCGACCTGGTGTTGGGGTGGTCGCTGCTCTCGGCGTTTGCGCTGGGGCTGGGACTGCTCTTTTTAGTGCTGGGCACCTTTTCGGGGCTGATTCAAAAGCTGCCGCGCGCCGGTGGCTGGATGGAGGGCAGTAAGGCGGTTTTTAGTGCGGTCTTTTTTGGACTGGCAATCTTTTATGCGCGCCTGGCGCTGCCGGTGCTGGTCATTGCCAGCGAGCGCGTCTGGTTGGCACTGGCTTCGCCGCTGCTTCATTGA
- a CDS encoding RNA methyltransferase: MNLMKHVSVVLVEPQDDINIGNALRASKNFGVEDLRLVNPAHADPRRILISAPRADESVARLGRFESLDEALKDSVMTVGLTARARSANWRVVDPEQAAIELIDEVQKGRRVSMIFGREDSGLPNSALDRCQAVVTIPTNPEYSSINLGQAVLLMVWEVARAARKAEAGALEATPAAPQLWHSEFEPAPLAGLTRMFEQAEETLRAVEFFKASSNDHIMRSLRSMFLRARLDTRELAIWHGIFKEVVAYIRRKGIEP, encoded by the coding sequence ATGAACTTGATGAAACACGTCTCCGTCGTCTTGGTGGAGCCCCAGGACGACATCAACATCGGCAACGCCCTGCGGGCGTCTAAGAACTTCGGAGTCGAAGATCTTCGACTGGTCAATCCGGCCCATGCCGATCCTCGCCGCATTCTGATCAGCGCGCCGCGAGCCGACGAGAGCGTGGCGCGCCTGGGACGCTTTGAGTCGCTGGATGAGGCGCTTAAAGATAGCGTGATGACGGTGGGGCTGACCGCCCGGGCCCGCTCCGCGAACTGGCGCGTCGTGGATCCGGAGCAAGCCGCGATCGAACTCATTGACGAAGTGCAGAAGGGGCGTCGCGTCTCCATGATCTTCGGCCGTGAAGACAGCGGTCTTCCTAACAGCGCGCTCGATCGCTGTCAGGCCGTGGTCACCATCCCCACCAATCCCGAGTACAGCTCGATCAACCTGGGCCAGGCGGTGCTCTTGATGGTCTGGGAAGTGGCGCGCGCGGCCCGAAAAGCCGAGGCCGGTGCTCTGGAGGCGACCCCGGCCGCACCTCAGCTCTGGCATTCGGAGTTTGAGCCGGCGCCGCTGGCTGGATTGACCCGGATGTTCGAACAGGCCGAGGAGACGCTCAGGGCCGTGGAGTTCTTCAAGGCCAGCAGCAATGATCACATCATGCGTAGCTTGCGCTCGATGTTCCTCAGGGCTCGCCTGGACACCCGGGAGCTGGCCATTTGGCACGGGATCTTCAAAGAGGTCGTCGCCTACATTCGCCGCAAAGGGATCGAGCCCTGA
- a CDS encoding redoxin domain-containing protein — MSHKLFQRTLLMLMVGGAALSLPAASSFAESPSFARPMARPWLGIILGSSDGTGVLVNEVLRTSPADDANLQPGDRVVAVDGEPVRTAGKLQALIRGKRLNQSVDLSVQRGEATLTRTLTLRASPEPDEVARRHLVGAPAPTFALSSVDGESMTPDALKGTAYIVDFWATWCQACKLGEPRIAALNERFGDRLQVITVSDEEAEVVRAFFADGPSRHAPVYLDHERTLTEAYLVRALPTYALVSAEGQVVELAFGNDQLDRLQAAIERILPEAPSPSPAD, encoded by the coding sequence ATGAGTCACAAGCTATTCCAACGAACTCTGTTGATGTTGATGGTGGGCGGCGCCGCGCTCAGCCTGCCCGCGGCATCGAGCTTCGCCGAAAGCCCATCCTTTGCACGCCCGATGGCACGCCCCTGGCTGGGCATCATTCTGGGATCCAGCGATGGCACTGGCGTTTTGGTCAATGAGGTACTGCGTACCTCGCCAGCCGACGACGCGAACCTCCAGCCGGGCGATCGTGTGGTGGCCGTCGATGGGGAGCCGGTTCGCACGGCGGGCAAACTTCAGGCCCTGATCCGCGGCAAACGCCTGAACCAGAGCGTGGATCTCAGCGTGCAGCGAGGAGAGGCGACCCTCACGCGCACCCTGACCTTGCGCGCGTCACCGGAGCCGGACGAGGTTGCTCGCCGTCACCTGGTAGGCGCTCCCGCCCCGACCTTTGCGCTGAGCAGCGTCGATGGCGAGTCGATGACCCCCGATGCCCTGAAGGGGACGGCCTACATCGTGGACTTCTGGGCCACCTGGTGTCAGGCCTGCAAACTTGGTGAGCCTCGCATTGCCGCACTCAACGAACGTTTTGGGGACCGGCTTCAGGTCATCACGGTAAGCGATGAGGAGGCCGAGGTCGTGCGGGCCTTCTTTGCCGATGGCCCCTCCCGTCACGCACCGGTGTACCTGGATCATGAGCGCACGTTGACCGAGGCCTACCTCGTCCGAGCGCTCCCGACGTATGCCCTGGTGAGCGCCGAGGGCCAGGTCGTGGAGCTTGCCTTTGGCAACGACCAGCTCGATCGCCTGCAAGCCGCCATTGAGCGCATCCTCCCGGAGGCGCCCTCCCCCTCTCCAGCGGATTAA
- a CDS encoding peptidylprolyl isomerase, translated as MLDQMRRATKSGFSYILVGLLIVVFAVFFGVPTDGCRPSGSRAHLATVGGEEIFTEDVNVIYNRYYGANRSTTLDDTFYEQQATALKAVLATYVLANRAEEAGLRVSDEEFAAYITDGSRNVEFLSSYGRTGEFDGPFYERYVKFGLSVPLQRYENFKRRELLARKYMAMLDMQVSASPAEIDELNELRNTRVNLELVKFNEETMAQALDLSDQAIAAFIAANGDRIATYFKENRADYETDERVRIRRIYITKPSDETEDADALARFEDAKKRVVDSGEDFATVATELSEDYAKSQGGLMDWTTPENLDSAIAKAIEGVNVGEVREVETDFARMLIKVEEREEAGVPEITEVQDEIAQTLLREDLVGERGAQMAQKLHARAQADQSSLEEALTAIREEVALQEDAAEEATLWQSLNVEKTGEFTMEGQQIPAMFRAQLAGMNFGRSWDEIPRLGKNSELMIEVFNLTEAAPLLPRVAKIDNTLAVIRLSERKDAGELTAEERTELEGEIRAEKVAEFLGPWRFLFVNPLEAPGHFVDSALTEALEDGTIKLHEKNSPAAEKVKSMITGDDPLADLVGMTE; from the coding sequence GCGGTGAGGAGATCTTCACCGAAGATGTCAACGTGATCTACAACCGCTACTACGGCGCCAACCGCTCCACCACGCTCGACGATACCTTCTACGAGCAGCAGGCCACCGCGCTTAAAGCCGTCCTGGCCACCTACGTCCTGGCCAACCGTGCCGAAGAAGCCGGCCTGCGTGTCAGTGACGAAGAGTTTGCTGCCTACATCACCGACGGCTCACGAAATGTGGAGTTCTTGAGCAGCTACGGCCGCACCGGTGAATTCGATGGCCCCTTCTACGAGCGCTACGTCAAGTTCGGCCTCAGCGTGCCGCTGCAGCGCTACGAGAACTTCAAGCGCCGCGAACTGCTCGCCCGCAAATACATGGCCATGCTCGACATGCAGGTCTCCGCCTCCCCGGCCGAAATCGATGAACTCAACGAACTGCGCAATACCCGGGTGAATCTGGAGCTGGTCAAGTTCAACGAAGAGACGATGGCCCAGGCCCTCGATCTCAGCGATCAGGCCATCGCCGCGTTCATCGCCGCCAATGGCGATCGTATCGCCACGTACTTCAAAGAAAACCGCGCCGACTACGAAACGGATGAGCGCGTTCGCATCCGGCGCATTTACATCACCAAACCCTCCGACGAGACCGAAGACGCCGACGCACTGGCCCGCTTCGAAGACGCGAAGAAGCGCGTGGTGGATTCCGGCGAAGACTTCGCCACCGTCGCCACCGAACTCTCCGAAGACTATGCCAAGAGCCAGGGCGGCCTGATGGACTGGACCACCCCGGAGAACCTGGACAGCGCGATCGCCAAAGCGATCGAAGGCGTCAACGTCGGTGAGGTCCGCGAGGTCGAAACCGACTTCGCCCGCATGCTCATCAAGGTCGAGGAACGCGAAGAAGCCGGCGTTCCCGAGATCACCGAAGTTCAGGACGAAATTGCCCAGACCCTGCTTCGAGAAGATCTGGTCGGAGAGCGTGGCGCGCAGATGGCACAGAAACTTCACGCCCGTGCCCAGGCCGACCAGAGCTCGCTGGAGGAGGCTCTCACGGCGATCCGCGAAGAAGTGGCCCTGCAGGAAGACGCCGCAGAAGAAGCCACCCTCTGGCAGAGCCTCAACGTTGAGAAGACCGGCGAGTTCACCATGGAAGGCCAGCAAATCCCGGCGATGTTCCGTGCACAGCTCGCGGGCATGAACTTCGGACGCAGCTGGGACGAAATTCCCCGGCTCGGCAAGAACTCCGAGCTGATGATCGAAGTCTTCAACCTGACCGAAGCCGCCCCGCTGCTGCCGCGCGTTGCGAAGATTGACAACACTCTGGCCGTGATTCGTCTCAGCGAGCGCAAGGATGCCGGCGAACTCACCGCGGAAGAGCGCACGGAGCTCGAAGGCGAGATCCGCGCCGAGAAAGTCGCCGAGTTCCTGGGCCCCTGGCGTTTCCTCTTTGTTAACCCGCTGGAAGCTCCCGGCCACTTCGTGGACAGCGCTCTTACCGAAGCGCTCGAAGACGGCACGATCAAACTTCATGAAAAGAACAGCCCGGCAGCTGAGAAGGTCAAATCGATGATCACCGGCGACGATCCCCTCGCCGACCTGGTCGGCATGACCGAGTAA
- the dnaK gene encoding molecular chaperone DnaK, with product MGKMIGIDLGTTNSVVAVMEGKEPKVIANQEGARTTPSVVAYDEKGDVLVGRVAKNQAITNPENTIFSVKRFMGLKFNELKNETDRVPYKVVSSDNGDAHIELRGKKYSPPELSSKILMKLKEAAENYLGEPVTEAVITVPAYFNDAQRQATKDAGRIAGLEVKRIVNEPTAAALAYGLEKTEEELIAVYDFGGGTFDISILEVGEDVIEVKSTNGDTHLGGDDVDQEIIDWLISEFKKDTGIDVSGDKMVLQRLKEAAEKAKIDLSSVLETDINLPFLTADQSGPKHLNIKLSRAKLEAMIEPIIARTLEPCRKALEDRNLKASDIDEVILVGGSTRIPLVQKKVADFFGKEPHKGVNPDEVVALGAAVQAGVLSGDVSDMLLLDVTPLSLGIETKGGVMTTLIPRNTTIPTKRSEVFSTATDNQTSVTVHVLQGERPMSGDNRTLGKFNLDGIPPAPQGVPQIEVVFDIDANGIVHVSAKDKATGKEQKIRIESSSGLADDEVEKLVREAEEHREGDKLKREQAERRNKAEAMIHSAEKTLGEFGDKLDAGAKSEIEGKVETLRKAVDAYDDAGISAGIEELEKLMHKAAETMYQATGEAPGGEGGADTSGKGGDDDDDVIDAEFEEAK from the coding sequence ATGGGCAAGATGATCGGAATTGACCTTGGTACGACCAACTCGGTGGTCGCTGTGATGGAGGGCAAAGAGCCCAAAGTGATCGCCAATCAGGAGGGTGCTCGCACCACGCCTTCGGTCGTGGCGTATGACGAGAAGGGAGACGTGTTAGTGGGGCGCGTGGCCAAAAACCAGGCCATCACGAACCCGGAAAATACGATCTTCTCGGTCAAGCGCTTTATGGGGCTGAAGTTCAACGAGCTGAAAAACGAGACGGATCGTGTCCCCTACAAGGTGGTCTCCTCGGACAATGGCGATGCTCACATTGAGCTGCGCGGCAAGAAGTACAGCCCTCCGGAGCTCTCTTCCAAGATCTTGATGAAGCTCAAAGAAGCGGCTGAGAACTATCTTGGCGAGCCGGTGACCGAGGCCGTTATCACGGTGCCTGCGTACTTCAACGACGCTCAGCGTCAGGCCACCAAAGATGCCGGGCGCATCGCTGGCTTGGAGGTCAAGCGTATTGTCAACGAGCCGACCGCCGCTGCGCTGGCCTACGGACTGGAGAAGACCGAAGAAGAGCTCATCGCGGTGTACGACTTCGGCGGTGGTACCTTCGATATCTCCATTCTGGAAGTTGGCGAAGATGTCATTGAGGTCAAGAGCACCAACGGCGACACCCATCTGGGTGGCGATGACGTCGACCAGGAGATCATCGACTGGTTGATCTCGGAGTTCAAAAAAGACACCGGCATCGATGTCTCCGGCGACAAGATGGTCCTGCAGCGGCTGAAAGAAGCCGCCGAGAAGGCCAAGATCGACCTCTCCAGCGTGCTGGAGACCGATATCAACCTGCCTTTCCTCACGGCAGATCAGAGCGGTCCGAAGCACCTCAATATTAAGTTGAGCCGGGCGAAGCTCGAGGCGATGATCGAGCCGATTATCGCACGCACGCTGGAGCCCTGCCGTAAGGCGCTTGAGGATCGCAACCTCAAAGCCAGCGATATTGATGAGGTCATTCTCGTCGGTGGCTCCACGCGCATCCCGCTGGTTCAGAAGAAAGTCGCGGACTTCTTTGGGAAGGAGCCTCATAAGGGCGTCAACCCGGACGAAGTTGTTGCCCTGGGGGCCGCGGTGCAGGCCGGCGTTCTCAGCGGAGACGTCAGTGACATGCTTCTGCTTGATGTCACGCCGCTTTCGTTGGGAATCGAAACTAAGGGGGGCGTGATGACCACGCTTATCCCGCGTAACACGACGATTCCGACCAAGCGCAGCGAAGTCTTCAGCACGGCGACGGATAATCAGACCTCGGTAACGGTCCACGTGCTTCAGGGTGAGCGCCCCATGTCCGGTGATAACCGTACGCTGGGCAAGTTCAACCTTGATGGGATTCCGCCGGCGCCGCAGGGGGTACCGCAGATTGAGGTTGTCTTCGATATCGACGCCAACGGTATCGTGCACGTCTCGGCCAAGGATAAAGCCACCGGCAAGGAGCAGAAGATTCGCATCGAATCTTCCAGCGGTCTGGCCGATGACGAAGTCGAGAAGTTGGTGCGAGAGGCCGAAGAACACCGTGAGGGTGATAAGCTCAAGCGCGAGCAGGCTGAGCGTCGCAATAAGGCCGAGGCGATGATCCACTCCGCTGAGAAGACGCTTGGCGAGTTTGGTGATAAACTTGACGCTGGCGCCAAGTCGGAGATCGAAGGCAAGGTCGAGACGCTCCGCAAAGCCGTGGATGCCTATGATGATGCGGGCATTAGCGCGGGCATCGAAGAGCTTGAAAAGTTGATGCACAAGGCTGCTGAGACGATGTACCAGGCCACCGGAGAGGCTCCGGGTGGTGAGGGTGGTGCGGATACCTCGGGCAAGGGCGGCGATGACGATGATGATGTCATTGATGCCGAGTTCGAAGAAGCCAAGTAA
- a CDS encoding FmdB family zinc ribbon protein, whose protein sequence is MPIYEYRCASCDHVFEEIQRFSDPDPEVCPSCGAPQVSRKISANSFQLKGGGWYAQDYSGSSSTSSNPSGGGGGEG, encoded by the coding sequence ATGCCAATCTACGAGTACCGTTGTGCCAGCTGCGATCATGTTTTCGAAGAAATCCAGCGCTTCTCCGATCCCGATCCGGAAGTGTGCCCCAGTTGCGGTGCGCCCCAGGTGAGCCGGAAAATCTCGGCAAACTCCTTTCAACTCAAGGGAGGAGGATGGTACGCGCAGGACTATTCAGGCTCATCGTCCACCTCGTCGAACCCTTCCGGCGGCGGTGGTGGTGAGGGTTGA